Part of the Diprion similis isolate iyDipSimi1 chromosome 4, iyDipSimi1.1, whole genome shotgun sequence genome is shown below.
ATGCAATCTCCTTGCGTTCCTGCCTTGATGATAACGTCATTCGGTAAGTACAATTCCATCTTTAAGTTCACAACGATCGACTCCAAGACATTACTGGGCAGGTCTCTGAATATCACAACATTTTGTATGAAGCGACGACTCGAGTGAAGCGCAATTTCTCGACGAAGATTATCTGCGAACAGTTACAGTAAACAGCCTTTGTATCGTCGGTGACTATCAATAAGAGACCAAACTCATAGTTAATCGAGTCCAGTGGGTATTCATGTCGAAGGTTAAATCGAATGTTCAGACTAGCCGCTAGTGACGTCATGTATGGCCTAAAAGTGCCTGATGGTGTGGCATACTGAACCTGATAGAGATgcagaaatttctttctcgCGATAGAAGTTCTTGACGAATCGATAGTAGTAGTAGGCAAGGAGACGACGTTTCATATACTCTGGCAGTTGTTTTTGGCGCATGTAGGCACGAAGTTGATTCATGATCTCTTCATACTTCGTTTCTGAGATGAATTTGTTTGACTTTGTACAGAGAACAAAGactaaagaaatataaaaataaaaatagttaacTGTTGCAAGCAAAAGTTTTAAGGACAAAATTTGtgctaaaaattcaaattattcagcAATGTACCTATTGCGTAGTCTATAAATATCATGCCGCTGATCATGAGAAGAGTGCACATAGCGATGTGGCCTACCGTTACGGGGGCCAAAATTCCGTAGCTGCTGCCCGTAAAGTTAGAGACTGCCATGAAGATGCTGTTCCTGAACAACACACTTATGGGCGGTTGTCTTAAGCCTAGTTCAGCCATCCAGCATCCACAGTTCTGGGAGCAACACAAAATGACGACGCTAATAAACTTCCATTTCATTTGtttgggatgaaaaaaaatccgatgACTTTCTGTTACGCTTACGTGCAAGTTCTGCTTCTTAAAGTTTATCACGAGGGTAGGAATAACATAGCATAAACAAGCGAACCAGTGTACCAAGTACAGTATAAAGATTGCACTTATCCAGCCCACTGAGATCTTGATATTCAAGTACTGCAAGAGAAAGAAGATTAGACGATTGAATGTGAATTTGACTGTTGATCAACAACAACATGGTCTTTAACAACACTGGCAAGGTCACCTGGAATGACCGTTTGATGTATGTGGCCATACTCGAGAAACGGAAGAGCTTCAGATTTGGGAGAAGGTTGATAAGTGGGATGTAGATGTTTGATTCGGGTCCTGGAATAATTCGCCACGGCATCGTGAGTCGGTCGTAGGGAAGCGATGAAAAAACgtcgatgaaaaagaaacccTTCAGGTAGATGCTGGAAAAGCAGTTAACGTTCGTCTTCGTCGTTCCAGTCGACTTGGTATCTCGAATTCGTCAGCAAACAATCTGACTGGATCAAGGCAACAACGTACCTTACTATTCTTTTCGGCTCGAGGATTATCTCCGAGGTTTTGTTGTCGTGTACACCTGTTACGCAGTTCATCAATATACCCAGCCAAGAAAAGCCGTAAACGTATAAGTTAACGTCGTCGgtataaatttgagaaaaatgaagaacctTGAAGCTCGTAATGAATGGAATCGTGAAGAATCCTAtc
Proteins encoded:
- the LOC124405949 gene encoding potassium/sodium hyperpolarization-activated cyclic nucleotide-gated channel 1-like gives rise to the protein MNSTHNCTLSANDLDYIPLDSFWHWKHWSNKWKQWSTIDASNPQTKKYISSLAVFNQEKRRHLRMSPFWIIHPFSRVRFVWDNVTLLVFAIGFFTIPFITSFKVLHFSQIYTDDVNLYVYGFSWLGILMNCVTGVHDNKTSEIILEPKRIVSIYLKGFFFIDVFSSLPYDRLTMPWRIIPGPESNIYIPLINLLPNLKLFRFSSMATYIKRSFQYLNIKISVGWISAIFILYLVHWFACLCYVIPTLVINFKKQNLHNCGCWMAELGLRQPPISVLFRNSIFMAVSNFTGSSYGILAPVTVGHIAMCTLLMISGMIFIDYAIVFVLCTKSNKFISETKYEEIMNQLRAYMRQKQLPEYMKRRLLAYYYYRFVKNFYREKEISASLSDNLRREIALHSSRRFIQNVVIFRDLPSNVLESIVVNLKMELYLPNDVIIKAGTQGDCMFFLASGTVVVLTPTGKEICHLEDGAHFGEVALLVPDQRRVASVMAIEVCNVFRLERKDFRRCVAVHTDLFAKIERLATSRMEKTVLMEEQHKRFLLQRSNRRTSATMRNLHTKSLYPDMKDSNGIQSKNC